A region of Sulfurimonas sp. DNA encodes the following proteins:
- a CDS encoding DNA-binding protein encodes MKKDLTESTISRQNILNNQYALEKVELNLALGGTTWKDERIFTKTQVSSLLSVDERTIDRYIEQNNDELSSNGYKVIKGKELKKLKENFGNDMNVATKTTILGVFSFRAVLNISMLITESEKAKIIRSKILDIAIDAVAQKAGGQTKYINQRDEGYLPASYQEYSYRKEFTDALKHYLDMSDRYKYGIYTNKIYEMIFLENASEYKKILNLAEKEKVRDTMYSEVLKAIASFEHGLAQEMKTKSEELGRKLSQSELDSIIKNAASNPYMKPSIDDARVKMASRDLCFRDALHNKLEGYIQSVPQSDFDKFLGETSKSLEERLSDPETLDVLKRLKDR; translated from the coding sequence ATGAAAAAAGATTTAACAGAATCAACAATAAGTAGACAAAATATTTTAAATAACCAATATGCTTTAGAAAAAGTTGAACTTAATTTAGCATTAGGTGGGACAACTTGGAAAGATGAAAGAATTTTTACTAAAACACAAGTGTCAAGTTTATTATCAGTTGATGAAAGAACTATTGATAGATATATTGAACAAAATAATGACGAGTTGTCATCTAATGGATATAAGGTTATTAAAGGGAAGGAACTAAAAAAATTGAAAGAAAATTTTGGTAACGACATGAATGTCGCTACCAAAACAACAATTCTTGGAGTTTTCTCTTTTAGAGCTGTTTTAAATATTTCTATGTTAATTACAGAAAGTGAAAAAGCAAAAATTATTAGAAGTAAAATTCTAGATATAGCAATAGATGCTGTTGCACAAAAAGCTGGTGGGCAAACCAAATATATTAATCAAAGGGATGAAGGTTATCTACCAGCTTCTTATCAAGAATATAGTTATAGAAAAGAATTTACAGATGCTTTAAAGCACTATCTTGACATGTCAGATAGATATAAATATGGAATTTACACAAATAAGATTTATGAAATGATTTTTCTAGAAAATGCAAGTGAATATAAAAAAATTCTTAATCTCGCTGAAAAAGAAAAAGTTCGAGATACTATGTACTCAGAAGTTTTAAAAGCGATTGCAAGCTTTGAACATGGACTTGCACAAGAAATGAAAACTAAATCCGAAGAATTAGGTAGAAAATTATCTCAAAGTGAATTAGATAGCATAATTAAAAATGCTGCTTCAAATCCTTATATGAAACCAAGCATAGATGATGCTAGAGTGAAAATGGCAAGTCGAGATTTATGTTTCAGGGATGCCTTACATAATAAATTGGAAGGATATATTCAATCTGTTCCACAAAGTGATTTTGATAAATTTTTAGGCGAAACAAGTAAATCTCTTGAAGAAAGACTGTCTGATCCTGAAACATTAGATGTATTAAAACGCTTAAAAGATAGATAA
- a CDS encoding TlyA family RNA methyltransferase, whose amino-acid sequence MRLDNYLVKKLSIDSRTKAQALIKKGFVSIEAKVILKSSYQVQEGDKVKMKQHKKYVSRSAFKLEAFLDELNLSIDAMVALDIGASTGGFTQVLLERGVKEVSAVDVGREQLHLSLLNDERVLSYESCDIREFKSDKIFDIVVSDVAFISLLNILDDIDRLASKKIILLFKPQFEVGREAKRDNHGVVLDKKAILNAMIKFEDACRLKGWNLVLKSESKLTGKEGNLEYCYYYEK is encoded by the coding sequence ATTAGATTAGATAACTATCTTGTTAAAAAATTATCTATTGACAGTAGAACAAAAGCACAAGCTTTAATAAAAAAAGGTTTTGTAAGTATAGAAGCTAAAGTAATACTAAAGAGTTCTTATCAAGTGCAAGAGGGTGATAAGGTAAAGATGAAACAACACAAAAAGTATGTATCTCGTTCTGCTTTTAAGCTTGAAGCTTTTTTAGATGAATTAAACTTAAGTATAGATGCTATGGTTGCTTTAGATATAGGAGCTTCTACGGGTGGTTTTACTCAAGTTTTACTAGAACGAGGAGTAAAAGAAGTAAGTGCAGTTGATGTAGGTCGTGAGCAGTTGCATCTAAGCTTACTAAATGATGAAAGAGTTCTTTCTTATGAGAGTTGTGATATAAGAGAGTTTAAAAGCGATAAAATTTTTGATATAGTAGTTAGTGATGTGGCTTTTATATCTCTACTTAATATTTTAGATGATATTGATAGACTAGCATCTAAGAAAATTATACTCCTGTTTAAACCTCAGTTTGAAGTAGGACGAGAAGCTAAACGAGATAACCACGGAGTTGTTCTTGATAAAAAAGCTATTTTGAATGCGATGATAAAATTTGAGGATGCGTGTAGATTAAAAGGATGGAATTTGGTTTTAAAATCAGAATCAAAATTAACTGGGAAGGAAGGCAATCTTGAGTATTGTTACTACTATGAAAAATAG
- a CDS encoding tRNA pseudouridine(13) synthase TruD gives MRKREYLQSVEGIDFKFYQTTKDFIVDEISSTEYKGKGNYLILHIQKYELTTWDMVAIFAEYMSVPAQKIGYAGLKDKHATTTQYISVDATYEKMLKKFYNKQIKILSATRHSHSIRMGDLAGNRFSINLHFVDNIDAGKIEKVARKIARDGLPNYFGYQRFGRDADSINQAKEMIQGDLFIEDAKIKKFLVSIYQSTYFNDWLRERVNITLDNDETVFKLLDGDVYKSLDAKLSTPKIMPTKEYESKKLVPTGLLCGRDVFRARDEAGKIELKYDDEYLQDKGYRREALIYPKDIVCSYVKKQTLLNISFSLPKGSYATVFLESIAGKNFSAKDVKLKAKK, from the coding sequence ATGAGAAAAAGAGAATATTTACAAAGCGTTGAAGGTATTGATTTTAAGTTTTATCAAACAACTAAAGATTTTATAGTTGATGAGATTAGTTCTACTGAGTATAAAGGTAAAGGAAATTATTTAATACTGCATATTCAAAAGTATGAATTAACAACTTGGGATATGGTAGCAATCTTTGCAGAGTATATGAGTGTTCCTGCCCAAAAGATAGGTTATGCAGGTTTAAAAGATAAACACGCAACAACTACTCAGTACATTTCAGTAGATGCAACTTATGAAAAGATGTTAAAGAAATTTTATAATAAGCAAATAAAGATTTTGAGTGCAACTAGACATTCTCATTCTATTCGCATGGGTGACTTAGCTGGGAATAGATTTAGTATAAATCTTCATTTTGTAGATAATATAGATGCTGGAAAAATTGAAAAAGTGGCAAGAAAGATAGCTAGAGATGGTTTACCTAATTATTTTGGTTATCAAAGATTTGGTAGAGATGCAGATAGTATAAATCAAGCAAAAGAGATGATACAAGGTGATTTATTTATTGAAGATGCAAAAATAAAGAAATTTTTGGTTTCCATTTATCAAAGCACATATTTTAACGATTGGTTACGAGAAAGAGTGAATATTACCTTAGATAATGATGAAACAGTATTTAAACTTTTAGATGGAGATGTTTATAAATCTCTAGATGCTAAACTATCTACTCCTAAAATCATGCCAACTAAAGAGTATGAAAGTAAAAAGCTTGTTCCAACAGGTTTGCTTTGTGGAAGGGATGTGTTTCGTGCAAGGGATGAAGCAGGGAAAATAGAGTTAAAGTATGATGACGAATATTTACAAGATAAAGGTTACAGAAGAGAAGCTCTTATTTATCCAAAAGATATAGTTTGTAGTTATGTGAAAAAACAAACATTATTAAACATTTCATTTTCTTTACCCAAAGGTTCTTATGCAACGGTCTTTTTAGAATCAATCGCTGGAAAGAATTTTAGTGCAAAAGATGTAAAACTTAAGGCAAAAAAATAA
- a CDS encoding Fic family protein, protein MELEIFYFDTNHAINVHDWIIENSGGLSGNREIGLLDSALEHVQNDMYYPTFEEKLKHIIYAVNKFHPFSDGNKRSSLVLGAYFLELNGYDYCTKRFILEMENIVVWLAEGKINDDLLLKIIKFIVDDNEFDESLKIEIFEAVSAET, encoded by the coding sequence ATGGAATTAGAAATCTTTTATTTTGATACAAATCATGCAATAAATGTACATGATTGGATTATTGAAAATAGTGGTGGACTTAGTGGTAATAGAGAAATAGGCTTACTTGATAGTGCATTGGAACATGTTCAAAATGATATGTATTATCCAACATTTGAAGAAAAACTTAAACATATTATTTATGCAGTAAATAAATTTCATCCATTTTCTGATGGAAATAAAAGGTCAAGCTTAGTTTTAGGTGCATATTTTTTAGAATTAAACGGTTATGACTATTGCACTAAAAGATTTATTTTAGAAATGGAAAATATAGTAGTTTGGTTAGCAGAAGGCAAAATAAATGATGATTTACTTTTAAAAATAATTAAATTCATAGTAGATGACAATGAATTTGATGAATCATTAAAAATAGAGATATTTGAAGCTGTCTCAGCAGAAACCTAA
- a CDS encoding DUF4062 domain-containing protein, with protein sequence MKKNVFISSTYMDLKDYREAVWKLLESYSVNVLGMEKFGARKETPLETCLNEVERADIYIGIIATRFGSLEAESNKSFTQLEYEKALEQKKEILIYLIDDEAQIKVNAIDFEQHKKLDNFKQLLKEKHTVDFFQTPQDLSIRLKNRLDDILTKKEIEKLKINENDNLNLLEKFLLFPNKYKNYETIVNIKLSEKAVPLSKEACRELGFKFGETIITKIEFVEDLDQNKIKYLIIPEEKSDIYFNEKDNQEIKILSRLIFSENSIDKIKATFINITNTLKRKNPDYVKNPYDIDSMMGSINEQKYLYDYEIEKGDAMLFLELIKKTDEKPNKTE encoded by the coding sequence ATGAAAAAAAATGTATTTATTTCATCAACCTATATGGATTTAAAAGACTATAGAGAAGCAGTATGGAAACTATTGGAAAGCTATAGTGTTAATGTTCTTGGTATGGAAAAGTTTGGAGCAAGAAAAGAAACTCCACTTGAAACCTGTTTAAACGAAGTAGAAAGAGCAGATATTTATATTGGTATAATTGCTACAAGATTTGGCAGTCTTGAAGCAGAGTCGAACAAATCATTTACTCAATTAGAATATGAAAAAGCTTTAGAGCAAAAAAAAGAAATTTTAATTTATTTGATTGATGACGAAGCCCAAATCAAAGTAAATGCTATAGATTTTGAACAGCATAAAAAACTAGATAATTTTAAACAACTACTAAAAGAAAAACATACTGTAGATTTTTTTCAAACACCTCAAGATTTATCAATTAGACTAAAAAATAGGTTAGATGATATTTTAACAAAAAAGGAAATTGAAAAACTTAAAATAAATGAAAATGACAACTTAAATCTGTTAGAAAAATTTTTATTATTTCCAAACAAGTATAAAAACTACGAGACTATTGTAAATATAAAATTATCAGAGAAAGCTGTACCTTTGTCTAAGGAAGCTTGTCGAGAATTGGGATTTAAGTTTGGAGAGACAATTATCACAAAAATTGAATTTGTAGAAGATTTAGATCAAAATAAAATAAAATATCTAATTATTCCAGAAGAAAAATCAGATATATATTTTAATGAAAAAGATAATCAAGAGATTAAAATATTATCAAGATTAATTTTTAGTGAAAATAGTATTGATAAAATCAAAGCAACATTTATTAATATAACTAATACATTAAAAAGAAAAAATCCAGATTATGTTAAAAATCCATACGATATTGACAGTATGATGGGCTCTATTAATGAACAAAAATATTTATATGATTATGAAATTGAGAAAGGTGATGCCATGTTGTTTTTAGAGTTAATTAAAAAAACTGATGAAAAACCTAACAAAACAGAGTAG
- the ligA gene encoding NAD-dependent DNA ligase LigA, which produces MDLNKYKKLVEKLNLFSKHYYVLDDPLTTDEVYDNLYRELEKYEEQNKHNILSNSPTQRVGDAVADGFTKAKHLSRMWSLEDIFDSQGLEKWLIKTYKLDEKISFYCEPKFDGASLNLIYENGKLVQGITRGDGSVGELITQNVKTIRSIPLSINYAERIEIRGEVVIFKDEFEKINEIRLKEEQAVFANPRNAAAGSLRQLDSSITAKRNLVFLPYGVGENRLEQKLLSEKMEYIYELGFRKPPQSDICKNFDDIEKIYEIMKNDRDSYSMMLDGMVIKVNEIASQIDMGYTVKNPRFSVAYKFPAVEKITRVKEIVLQVGRSGAVTPVAIVEPTDIDGVVVERATLHNFDEIDRKDIRLNDKVIILRSGDVIPKIIKVLTHERDESQVKYERPSLCPVCQSELLDEGVLLKCQNLECEARVVNSIIYFASKACLNIDGLGNKIVETLFASGLVKSVIDLFGLTLEQLLSLEGFKEKKSQNILNSLENAKGSEYWRFVNSLGIEHVGEVASKSLSEVFGSSFIDASKEEIVLVDGIGEEMAESILEFVRVNREIILNLEAVLKPMKPLKRVEAQDNPFKGRVVVLTGTMSESRGVIKELLESFGAKVSGSVSKKTDYLIYGEDAGSKYDKAINLGVECLTEIDMKNKIK; this is translated from the coding sequence ATGGATTTAAATAAATATAAAAAATTAGTAGAGAAGTTAAATCTTTTCTCGAAGCATTATTATGTGTTAGATGACCCTTTAACAACTGATGAGGTATATGATAATTTATATAGAGAATTAGAAAAATATGAAGAACAAAATAAGCATAATATACTAAGTAATTCACCTACACAAAGAGTTGGAGATGCTGTTGCAGATGGTTTTACAAAAGCAAAGCATCTATCTCGTATGTGGAGTTTAGAAGATATCTTTGATTCACAAGGCTTAGAAAAATGGCTCATAAAAACATATAAACTTGATGAAAAAATTTCTTTTTATTGTGAACCAAAGTTTGATGGTGCTAGTTTAAACTTAATCTATGAAAATGGAAAGTTAGTTCAAGGTATTACTCGTGGAGATGGTAGTGTAGGGGAATTGATAACTCAAAATGTAAAAACAATTCGCTCAATTCCTTTAAGTATAAACTATGCAGAGCGTATAGAAATTCGTGGTGAAGTAGTTATATTTAAAGATGAGTTTGAAAAAATCAATGAGATTCGTTTAAAAGAAGAACAAGCAGTTTTTGCAAATCCTAGAAATGCAGCAGCAGGTAGCCTTAGACAGTTAGACTCATCTATAACTGCTAAGAGAAATCTAGTCTTTTTGCCTTATGGTGTTGGTGAGAATAGACTTGAGCAAAAATTGTTAAGTGAAAAAATGGAGTATATCTATGAGCTTGGTTTTAGAAAGCCTCCGCAAAGTGATATTTGTAAAAATTTCGATGACATAGAGAAGATATATGAAATAATGAAAAACGACCGAGATAGTTATTCTATGATGTTAGATGGCATGGTTATAAAGGTGAACGAAATAGCTTCTCAAATAGATATGGGATATACAGTTAAAAATCCTCGTTTTTCAGTTGCATATAAATTTCCGGCAGTTGAGAAGATTACAAGAGTTAAAGAGATAGTGCTTCAAGTAGGAAGAAGTGGTGCAGTTACTCCTGTTGCCATAGTCGAGCCAACAGATATAGATGGTGTTGTTGTTGAGAGAGCAACTCTTCATAATTTTGATGAAATAGACAGAAAAGATATTCGTCTTAATGATAAAGTAATCATACTTAGAAGTGGAGATGTGATTCCTAAAATTATAAAAGTTTTAACACATGAGAGAGATGAATCGCAAGTAAAATATGAACGACCATCATTATGTCCTGTATGTCAAAGTGAATTGTTAGATGAAGGTGTTTTACTGAAATGTCAAAATTTAGAGTGTGAGGCTAGGGTAGTTAACTCTATTATCTATTTTGCATCAAAAGCATGTCTAAATATAGATGGACTAGGTAATAAAATAGTAGAAACTCTTTTTGCATCTGGGCTTGTTAAAAGTGTTATTGATTTGTTTGGCTTGACACTTGAACAACTTTTATCTCTGGAGGGCTTTAAAGAGAAAAAATCTCAAAATATTCTAAACTCTTTAGAAAATGCAAAAGGCTCAGAGTATTGGAGATTTGTAAATTCTTTAGGCATAGAGCATGTTGGAGAGGTGGCATCTAAGAGTTTAAGCGAGGTATTTGGTTCATCGTTTATAGATGCTTCTAAAGAGGAAATTGTGTTGGTGGATGGCATCGGAGAAGAGATGGCAGAATCTATCTTAGAGTTTGTAAGAGTAAATAGAGAAATAATACTTAACTTGGAAGCTGTTTTAAAACCTATGAAACCTCTAAAAAGAGTGGAAGCACAAGATAACCCTTTTAAAGGAAGGGTTGTAGTTTTGACTGGAACTATGAGTGAGTCAAGAGGTGTTATTAAAGAGTTACTTGAATCATTTGGTGCTAAAGTGTCAGGTTCAGTTTCTAAAAAAACAGATTATTTGATTTATGGTGAAGATGCAGGAAGTAAGTATGACAAAGCAATTAATCTTGGTGTTGAGTGTTTAACAGAGATAGATATGAAAAATAAAATAAAGTGA
- a CDS encoding outer membrane beta-barrel protein — MKIILIILIFCTALLADRDGGPYVGVGYGLSSYSDDGIYKEITDADSTALLVYAGAYVNKHLSVELGYVNFNQGGDYKVVNDSDLKETISFSAMHVSTLAHYAFFDDTLDFYAKVGVGSMSASEGSSGFSVVYGAGVGYRFSKMWSMKIAYDKYNADYKKGTVDKAIDIGVLYSAIELQF, encoded by the coding sequence ATGAAAATAATTTTAATAATATTAATATTTTGTACTGCTTTGCTAGCAGACAGAGATGGTGGTCCATATGTTGGGGTAGGTTATGGCTTGTCTTCTTATAGTGATGATGGGATATATAAAGAGATTACAGATGCAGATTCTACTGCTCTGCTGGTTTATGCTGGTGCATATGTAAATAAACATTTAAGTGTTGAATTGGGTTATGTTAATTTTAACCAAGGTGGAGATTATAAAGTTGTAAATGATAGCGATTTAAAAGAAACTATCTCTTTTAGTGCTATGCATGTTAGTACCTTAGCTCACTATGCTTTTTTTGATGATACTTTAGATTTTTATGCAAAAGTAGGTGTTGGCAGTATGAGTGCGAGTGAAGGTTCAAGTGGTTTTAGTGTTGTCTATGGTGCTGGTGTTGGATATAGGTTTTCAAAGATGTGGAGTATGAAAATAGCTTATGACAAATATAACGCTGATTATAAAAAAGGAACTGTTGATAAAGCGATTGATATCGGTGTTTTATATAGTGCTATAGAGCTTCAATTTTGA
- a CDS encoding F0F1 ATP synthase subunit A, with the protein MPDLFTFFGIISHNKEFIYITHMLLSAGLALMLVKSAMSNLQLVPKGAQNFMEAYLGGVLQMGIDVMGKEDARRYLPLIATIGLFVGIANLIGVIPGFEAPTAFLEFALTLALVVFVYYNFEGIRRQGIVKYFKHFLGPVWWLYWLMFPIEIVSHFSRLVSLSFRLFGNVKGDDMFLMVILMLAPWLLPMIPFALLTFMAFLQAFIFMMLTTVYLGSAVAIEEH; encoded by the coding sequence ATGCCAGATTTGTTTACATTTTTCGGGATTATTTCTCACAACAAAGAATTTATCTATATTACGCACATGTTACTATCCGCAGGTTTAGCGTTAATGTTGGTAAAATCAGCGATGTCAAACTTACAACTTGTTCCAAAGGGTGCACAGAACTTTATGGAAGCATATCTTGGTGGTGTTCTTCAAATGGGAATAGATGTTATGGGAAAAGAAGATGCTCGTCGTTATCTTCCTCTTATCGCGACTATTGGTCTTTTTGTTGGTATCGCTAATCTTATTGGTGTTATTCCAGGTTTTGAAGCTCCAACTGCATTTTTAGAATTTGCACTAACTTTAGCACTTGTTGTATTTGTTTACTATAACTTTGAAGGCATTCGTCGTCAAGGTATAGTTAAATACTTTAAGCATTTCTTAGGTCCAGTTTGGTGGTTGTATTGGTTGATGTTCCCAATTGAGATAGTTTCTCACTTTTCTCGTCTTGTTTCTCTATCTTTCCGTCTCTTTGGAAATGTAAAGGGTGACGATATGTTCTTGATGGTTATCTTGATGTTAGCTCCTTGGTTACTTCCAATGATTCCATTTGCACTTCTTACTTTTATGGCATTTTTACAAGCATTTATTTTCATGATGCTTACAACTGTTTATCTTGGTTCGGCAGTAGCAATAGAAGAACATTAA
- a CDS encoding bifunctional riboflavin kinase/FAD synthetase, producing MKNSTAIAIGGFDGMHIGHQQLFNEMGKNGTIVVIETGYANLTPKKERENFSHYPILYLDLEDIRHLDGEGFVALLQSKFPKLQKIVVGYDFHFGKHRKYSFNDLKTLFSGEVKVVDEVALKGDSVHSHKIRAKIQIGDIKGANNFLGHNYTIRGHRITGQGIGKKELVATINIETEGFLVPKEGVYVSLTRIDEEEHYHPSVSFIGHRVTTDGSFAIESHILDGEVICDKKASISFISFIRDNKKFDSIEELKQAINKDINIALEKLKILAL from the coding sequence ATGAAAAATAGCACAGCAATTGCTATCGGTGGTTTTGATGGTATGCATATAGGACATCAACAGCTTTTTAATGAGATGGGTAAGAATGGTACGATTGTAGTTATTGAAACAGGTTATGCAAACCTTACACCAAAAAAAGAGCGTGAGAATTTTTCTCATTATCCTATTCTTTATTTAGATTTAGAAGATATTCGTCATTTAGATGGAGAAGGCTTTGTTGCACTGCTTCAAAGTAAATTTCCAAAACTACAAAAAATAGTTGTTGGTTATGATTTTCATTTTGGTAAACATAGAAAATACTCTTTTAATGATTTAAAGACTCTTTTTAGTGGAGAAGTTAAAGTTGTCGATGAGGTTGCCTTAAAGGGTGATTCTGTTCATTCTCATAAGATTAGAGCCAAAATACAAATAGGTGACATAAAAGGTGCAAATAACTTTTTGGGGCATAATTACACAATCAGAGGTCATCGTATCACAGGTCAAGGCATCGGTAAAAAAGAGTTAGTAGCAACCATAAATATAGAAACAGAAGGCTTCTTAGTTCCTAAAGAGGGGGTGTATGTTAGTTTAACACGCATTGATGAAGAAGAACATTATCATCCTTCTGTCTCTTTTATTGGGCATAGAGTTACAACAGATGGCTCTTTTGCAATAGAATCACATATTTTAGATGGCGAAGTGATTTGTGATAAAAAAGCAAGTATTAGTTTTATCTCTTTTATAAGGGATAATAAAAAATTTGACTCAATTGAAGAGTTGAAACAAGCGATAAACAAAGATATAAATATCGCTTTAGAAAAATTAAAGATTTTAGCATTATGA
- a CDS encoding SulP family inorganic anion transporter, with the protein MRNRVLSNLKGNLFGGITAAVIALPLALAFGVASGVGAIAGIYGAIVIGFLASLFGGTSTQISGPTGPMTVVVASAVVLFHGDIKSVMSVIFLAGIFQIAFGIAKVGKYVKYIPYPVISGFMSGIGLIIIILQINPFLGEEGFGSVMQTLINLPFTLSHINLDSMYIAVATLIIMFFTPKKLSKIVPTSLIALVTMTIATAVFNLDIKTIGEIPHSLPEFVLPSFEMHQIKNIIGMGFTLALLGTIDTLLTSLVADSMTKTKHDSNRELIGQGIGNTFVSMIGGIAGAGATMRTVINIKSGGTTKLSGMIHSTTLLLIILFFAPIASQIPLAVLAGILMKVGVDILDYKLLRMMHLVPKHDLAVMIVVFVLTVFVDLIMAVGVGVVLASILIVYRITVESEVKIDFHKDVDDVVNKDIRIVNIDGAFFFGSASMFEDKISEVLDTKKIVINCLDVPFIDISAIFVLEEMVLKLKDLDIEVVLVLRDRHMAKIKRLDKIKVFDEIPMYKYLREAIE; encoded by the coding sequence GTGAGAAACAGAGTGCTGAGTAATCTAAAAGGCAATCTGTTTGGTGGGATTACCGCTGCTGTGATTGCTTTGCCTTTAGCATTAGCCTTTGGTGTTGCTAGTGGTGTTGGAGCAATAGCAGGGATATATGGCGCAATTGTCATAGGTTTTTTAGCTTCACTGTTTGGTGGAACATCTACACAAATTTCAGGTCCAACTGGACCAATGACTGTTGTTGTTGCTAGTGCAGTTGTACTTTTTCATGGCGATATAAAATCAGTAATGAGTGTCATTTTTTTAGCAGGAATTTTTCAAATAGCTTTTGGTATTGCTAAAGTTGGTAAATATGTAAAGTATATTCCATATCCAGTTATTTCAGGATTTATGAGTGGAATAGGTCTAATTATTATCATCTTACAAATTAATCCATTTTTAGGAGAAGAAGGTTTTGGCTCAGTTATGCAAACACTTATTAACCTGCCTTTTACTCTAAGTCATATAAATTTAGACTCTATGTATATTGCTGTAGCTACTTTAATTATAATGTTTTTTACTCCTAAAAAACTTTCTAAAATTGTTCCAACATCTTTAATCGCCCTTGTTACTATGACAATAGCTACAGCTGTTTTTAACTTAGATATAAAAACAATAGGAGAAATTCCTCATTCTTTACCAGAGTTTGTTTTGCCATCCTTTGAGATGCACCAAATTAAAAATATAATAGGCATGGGCTTTACTTTAGCACTTTTAGGAACAATAGATACCCTTCTGACTTCACTCGTTGCAGACTCCATGACAAAGACTAAGCACGACTCAAATAGAGAGCTAATAGGTCAAGGAATCGGTAATACATTTGTCTCTATGATAGGTGGTATAGCTGGAGCTGGTGCAACTATGAGAACAGTTATAAACATTAAAAGTGGTGGAACTACAAAACTTTCAGGAATGATACATTCCACTACATTACTTCTTATCATCTTATTTTTTGCTCCTATCGCTTCTCAAATACCTTTGGCTGTTCTTGCTGGAATTTTGATGAAAGTTGGGGTTGATATACTTGACTATAAGTTACTTAGAATGATGCATTTAGTTCCAAAGCATGACTTGGCAGTTATGATAGTAGTCTTTGTTTTGACAGTTTTTGTAGATTTAATTATGGCCGTTGGTGTTGGTGTTGTTTTAGCATCTATACTAATTGTATACAGAATAACAGTAGAATCAGAAGTTAAGATAGATTTTCACAAAGATGTTGATGATGTTGTAAATAAAGATATACGGATAGTCAACATAGATGGAGCTTTTTTCTTTGGCTCTGCAAGTATGTTTGAAGATAAAATATCAGAAGTATTAGATACTAAAAAGATTGTTATAAATTGTCTTGATGTTCCTTTTATAGATATATCTGCAATATTTGTGTTAGAAGAAATGGTCTTAAAATTAAAAGACTTAGATATAGAAGTTGTACTAGTTTTAAGAGATAGACACATGGCAAAAATAAAAAGATTAGACAAGATAAAAGTCTTCGATGAAATTCCAATGTACAAATATTTAAGAGAAGCGATAGAATAA